One genomic segment of bacterium includes these proteins:
- a CDS encoding GIY-YIG nuclease family protein, which yields MASGHNGTLYIGVTSDLKARVWQHKHETLGGFTAKYHIHNLVYYEVAGDIRSAIIREKQLKKWNRKWKLELIEKFNPSWEDLYEML from the coding sequence ATGGCCAGCGGTCACAATGGAACACTGTACATTGGCGTCACGTCGGATCTGAAAGCCCGTGTGTGGCAACATAAGCATGAAACGCTTGGCGGATTCACTGCAAAGTACCATATCCACAATCTTGTATACTATGAAGTAGCTGGCGACATTCGTAGCGCGATAATCCGTGAGAAACAACTGAAGAAGTGGAATCGTAAGTGGAAGCTCGAGCTAATCGAGAAGTTCAATCCCAGTTGGGAAGACCTTTACGAAATGCTCTGA